The following are from one region of the Anabas testudineus chromosome 2, fAnaTes1.2, whole genome shotgun sequence genome:
- the si:ch211-276f18.2 gene encoding glucose-fructose oxidoreductase domain-containing protein 1, which yields MLPGVGVFGTSLTARVIIPLLKNEGFAVKALWGRTQEEAEELAKEMNVPFYTNRIDDVLLHQDVDLVCINLPPPLTRQIAVKTLGIGKNVICDRTATPLDAFRMMSAAQYYPKLLSIMGNVLRFLPAFVRMKELLEEGYVGELLVCEAQVHSGSLLGKKYNWSCDDLMGGGGLHSVGSYIIDLLTFLTGQRAAKVHGFLKTFVKQTDHIRGIRQITSDDFCTFQMVLEGGACCTVTLNFNVPGEFRQEVIVVGTVGRLTVTGTDLYGQKNSGGGGSGGGPELLLKDSTPLEKASLPEKAFSDIPSPYLIGMIRMIQAVRLAFQDQEDRRTWDGRPLTMAATFEDCLYALCVVDTIKKSNQCGEWQNIVVMTEEPEVSPAYLISEAMRRSRMSLYC from the exons ATGCTTCCAGGGGTCGGCGTGTTCGGCACCAGCCTGACCGCCAGGGTGATCATCCCGCTGCTCAAGAACGAGGGCTTCGCCGTCAAGGCGCTGTGGGGCCGGACtcaggaggaggcggaggagctGGCCAAGGAGATGAACGTCCCGTTTTACACGAACCGGATCGACGACGTGCTGCTGCATCAGGATGTGGATCTGGTCTGCATCAACCTGCCGCCGCCTCTGACGCGACAGATCGCGGTGAAAACACTGG GTATTGGAAAGAACGTCATCTGTGACAGGACTGCCACACCGCTGGATGCCTTCCGAATGATGTCAGCAGCCCAGTACTACCCCAagctgctgagcatcatgggAAACGTGCTGCGTTTCTTGCCAGCCTTTGTTCGAATGAAGGAACTCCTAGAGGAAGGCTACGTTGGGGAGCTTCTGGTCTGTGAGGCCCAG GTCCACAGTGGTAGTCTCCTCGGGAAGAAGTACAACTGGAGCTGTGATGACCTGATGGGAGGTGGCGGTCTGCACTCTGTAGGCAGTTACATCATCGACCTTCTTACATTTCTGACAGGGCAGCGTGCGGCAAAGGTCCACGGTTTCCTTAAGACATTTGTCAAACAGACGGACCACATCCGGGGCATCCGTCAGATCACCAGTGACGACTTCTGTACGTTCCAGATGGTACTGGAAGGAGGCGCCTGCTGCACTGTCACACTGAACTTCAACGTTCCCGGAGAGTTTCGTCAGGAGGTGATTGTTGTGGGGACTGTTGGGCGGTTAACGGTCACGGGGACGGACTTATATGGACAGAAGAACAGTGGGGGCGGAGGTAGCGGTGGTGGCCCAGAACTACTGCTCAAAGACAGCACACCTCTTGAGAAGGCTTCCTTACCGGAGAAGGCCTTCAGTGACATTCCTTCTCCGTATCTCATTGGGATGATCCGTATGATCCAGGCTGTGCGCCTGGCCTTTCAGGACCAAGAAGACCGCCGGACGTGGGATGGGAGGCCCCTGACAATGGCTGCCACGTTTGAGGATTGCCTTTATGCCCTTTGCGTGGTGGATACCATCAAGAAATCGAACCAGTGTGGAGAGTGGCAGAACATTGTGGTGATGACAGAAGAACCAGAGGTCAGCCCAGCTTACCTTATCAGCGAAGCCATGCGGCGCAGCAGGATGTCGCTCTACTGTTAG